aatctatttataatagagagaggtacaagtaaaaagagtaactgaaaataaaaaaattaaatagaagatattgtttgatattgtggttatcaatatctaacaatatcttaataatatcaaacaatatctaacacgGTGCATGCACTCTATTGGGCTATATTCATTGCTCCATTTGcattcttttgaaataaaggcTTTACAAACTCATagttaataaatttgatttataagACTAATGACatataagttgttttttttatttctactttTAGATTATTAcattgaaaaatttatataatatatttgaagtAACTTTTCATTGTTTGAATCTTAAGATTCAAACTATAGCTTGGTGATTAACAAATTGAATATTGATCTGGGTAATCTTGATGTCCATAGTTGCAATAACTTATGTTATTAGTTTGATCATCTTTAACATGCCAAGGGGTTATTCTGTTATATTTTGCTTATGGAGTAGCTTTGTTTGTGACTTTGTATGCATGTCTTTGATTAGACTATCTCTAAGGAAGCTTACTTCCTAGAGCTTGCTGTTATGTTCTTTAGTTTCCTATTATTACGCAAGAACCTTATAACATGGCAGTTGATGCATGCTGTCAATTTAGTAATCCCAGAGGTCCAGTGATTTCTTTGCAATTTAGGTATCCAGGAACAGTCAGGATGAACTTCACATTTTTGTTCATGTTGACCtgctaaaaattaaatgtacCATGTTTTATGTTGTTCAGGCTCCTTTGTGCAGAATAGTACATCTGCACATTGCAACAAGTGGACAATTTTTCCACTGTAGGATATGAAATCGGTTTCTGGTactgaaatatttgttttctatcaACTGGTCAGAATGGTGTAGTTTTTCTCActgaaatattaaattggtAATAGTAATGATAAGAAATCATTTGAATATTACTTTTCTTTATATAGAGAGTGCTGTCTAATCAACATACCGCAAACATACAGCTCAATTAAGCTTAATTTAATTCTAGTATGGGAACTGCAGAAAGCCATACTGTCTGTTTGGCAAATTCTTGAACTTGTAGTACacaacaataaatttattaactacTGAGGCTTTCTTAACCTTAACATTGGGGTAGATCTGGCGGTGGAGGTAATACTGATTGTGAAAGGCCAACTCCATTTTCTACCAGAAGTGCCATGCCCAAACCCCAATTCAGATGCGAGTCTATGTGGCAATGGATGAACCAAATTCCTGATTTGCAGTAGTGAAAGAAAACCATGAAATAGGTTAATATGTGATGCTGACTGCAGAAGCAAAGTTTTACAGTACTACAATACGTTACCTGGATTGTCAGCCACAAAACGAATAGCCACCCATCCTCCAGGAGGTGTTCCAACAGTGTTCCTCACAGGTGGGTCTACAAGGTTGAACTTGAGTGGATCAGTTGCTGGGTTGAAGTTGCCGAAACCTGAACCGACTACAAAGAAGTGGAATCCATGAACATGCATAGGGTGTTCCTCTGTGGTCACTATGCTTGTGTCTTGCATAACAATTTGCATCCTCGAGCCATACTTCACTTTGTAGAGCTTAGTTCCCCGTGAAGGTGTCCATAGCCCCCTTGGTACGTTCCCAGTATAATCAAATTGTACAGGAGGAACAGGGGGAAAGTCTGTTGTGAAGACACCGGGTATTCTTTCATAGTACGCTTGCATTAAGGAGGTGGTTCTTGGGAGTTCAAATGATACATTGTTCATGCTGGCTGTGAAGCGGGTTCCATTTGGTCCTTGACACCGGGGACTATTAGGATTCGTGCAATTGATTAACCCCAACCCCACTATTAAATATAGATTCACATCAACTTCCGTAAAGACTTTAACCTGAGTAAGGCCCCTAATCCTAGCAGTGAACGCAGTTGCAGTGGCAGTGTCATTGAAGGCAGGCAAAGCTGGCAAGACTGGTCTTGATCTGTTTTGGTTACTGCGTCTAGTAGATCTGTATTCTAGGATTGCAGTGGTGGTGGTATTGTCAAACGGAGCATTCACAGCAGATTCATAGGCGCGTGCTGCCATGTAGTAGAGACCTTGGGGTTGATCAGCAGTGACTAGGACATTGAATGTCTGACCAGGTCCTATCATGAGGACTGTGGTTCTGAAGGGCTTATTATACGCTGCATCTGTACCAACCACAGTCATGCTGTGGTTGGCAATGGAGAAGAAAAGTTCTTGATTGAGTGCACTGCTGATGATTCTCAACATAATTGTCTCCCCAGCTTCAACTGGAACACGCACAGTTCCTGCATTGTGTGTTCGTTACATCAATGAATCTGAAACCTCTCTCAAAATAGAACTGCTATTAAGGTAGTTAAGAATTTAACACTTAACTTTATTTAGCTATACTCTCCTTTTTAAGACTTTATTCTAATAAAACTAAACATTAAAGGTTCAGAAAATCTTGCCATTTGAAAATAAGTTAACAATCATTTTGATATCCTTTTCAACCGTTAAGAAATGCAGGCACACACTGAGTAGTAATTTTCGCACCTTGGCTTGAGCATCTGTAAAGATCACCAGGTTGCCCATTAATGGTATATGCAACAGATGGATTTGGAGGTAATCCTGCATAGTCTGCCTGCCTTTGGAGAAGCACAACATCCGAATCAAACCATTGCCCTGTGGCATCAACACGGTAAAACTGTCATGATACTTAATGAGAACCTCATTcgcattttaaatgttttgttgtAAGGTATAGTTTGTTCACAGTGGAAGGAGATTCACTATTCAAGAATTGGGCAAAAGATGATTTTAGAGATGTACCAAGAATGAGGGGAAATTCTTGCTTAGGCACAGAGAAGGGATAGGCAGAACCCAATCTGGGATAGATGATGAAAGCTCCATAAACAGTGGCTCTTAGGAATCCAGTATGAGCATGCCACCATAATGTCCCTTCCTGATCCCTGATTCTAAATCGGTATGTGTAACTTCCCCCTGGTTGTATGGGACACTGAGTTACATAACTCGGCCCATCCGCCCATGGATTTCGCAGCATCCTTAACCCATGCCTGATGCACATAACCCATGATCACTTTGTGAGGAAGATCAAATTTATGCATCAGTGGCACAGAAAATTGGTACATGGAACAAGTATGTATGTATCAATAGCATAGTATATGGACTCATGGACCAACTATATATTGTTACATTAGTGTGGGGAAAACTTCTGACTGAAGAGTATGATATTCAAGCATGAATTCCATGTGAAAGTGAAAGAGAAAGATGATAATATTTACCAGTGGATGGAGATGTTGTACTGTGCTGCATTTACTACTTTGATTATCACAAAATCCCCGTTTCTAGCTTCCACTGTTGGCCCTGGGAACTGCCCGTTGACAGTG
This portion of the Vigna unguiculata cultivar IT97K-499-35 chromosome 6, ASM411807v1, whole genome shotgun sequence genome encodes:
- the LOC114187499 gene encoding laccase-3, coding for MKTFHLPGKSCCSWFVLALFALIASLASATEIHFHEFVVQARPVTRLCKNQSIITVNGQFPGPTVEARNGDFVIIKVVNAAQYNISIHWHGLRMLRNPWADGPSYVTQCPIQPGGSYTYRFRIRDQEGTLWWHAHTGFLRATVYGAFIIYPRLGSAYPFSVPKQEFPLILGQWFDSDVVLLQRQADYAGLPPNPSVAYTINGQPGDLYRCSSQGTVRVPVEAGETIMLRIISSALNQELFFSIANHSMTVVGTDAAYNKPFRTTVLMIGPGQTFNVLVTADQPQGLYYMAARAYESAVNAPFDNTTTTAILEYRSTRRSNQNRSRPVLPALPAFNDTATATAFTARIRGLTQVKVFTEVDVNLYLIVGLGLINCTNPNSPRCQGPNGTRFTASMNNVSFELPRTTSLMQAYYERIPGVFTTDFPPVPPVQFDYTGNVPRGLWTPSRGTKLYKVKYGSRMQIVMQDTSIVTTEEHPMHVHGFHFFVVGSGFGNFNPATDPLKFNLVDPPVRNTVGTPPGGWVAIRFVADNPGIWFIHCHIDSHLNWGLGMALLVENGVGLSQSVLPPPPDLPQC